A region of Dictyostelium discoideum AX4 chromosome 1 chromosome, whole genome shotgun sequence DNA encodes the following proteins:
- a CDS encoding Rab GTPase domain-containing protein — protein MKPSDVSIMKPELKMKLNNKSIKYYLKFIIKGDRNTGKTSLFNRLQGLPFKELYTPTPEIQISHINWDYKNTDDIVDVEIWDIVDVANTNSSSSNKTSTTLKTSNKSQQRSNNNNNDNDNEKIDESFFDDDDDDDDNNNNEDIFDPKLLTDMNKFKGKGSFKIGGLDSKTINVYKNVNAVIFMMDPSKRWTFKYIEKEFNKVPIDKFILIISNFRDRNPIGIYNNIQDKNSIVTYADIDTLINSRDNVTHIEASMLNAYGLQNIVRFFNIPFLEIQRKSLIQQLERNKIELQSSKDELSIMLKESDYNNHIKRITQQKQQPPQQIQQPHQPLPQPIPLPQPIPSQLTPTPAQVSPTPKPNSSSPPQQPQPSTSSSGSFFSRLFSKSEPNLSTSQQIQQQQQQQQQQEQQQQQQKQIQQNKSVVAAMPKVLSSVDEFVAGGYDDDDFYGEKTSKTTFLKNIITGGNKQQQQFNDKFGSDDDDDDGDNNPWVSKEEDDFYSAKTPTKSQKKQQTTQQKPPPTTQKQSQKITSTTSSQPQPSIAKIATSPSTTSTQQKPSSNSSQSSPSQSKPKDDDKKVTSTPPPPSTSKATATINSNKKSSVNTSTLDDFNPFGNSEVKFDDDDDDDDAFKNNSFVNNSNNNNKKPSNIKFNDDSDEDDFNPLVAKDIDYDEEIKKPVTKKSPPIKSSSPSPKLSYSPTSTQTTSSLSPKPSSSPKMNSIPLSSSPKITPMSPNSSSSSSPKMNPIPLSSSPKINTTTTIMPPIVKKQTTEISKPKSKPVKFKDEESDDDSFNPHVKKNIDSSDDDDDDNIPISKPKSPSINSKSQPIPPSSTIKFNDNDDDDNEPNALVTKDEDYEDFF, from the exons atgaaacctTCAGATGTTTCTATAATGAAACctgaattaaaaatgaaattaaataataaatcaattaaatattatt tgaaatttattattaaaggtGATAGAAATACAGGCAAaacatcattatttaatagaCTTCAAGGATTAccatttaaagaattatatACACCAACACCAGAAATACAAATATCACATATTAATTGGGATTATAAAA aCACAGATGATATTGTAGATGTTGAAATTTGGGATATAGTAGATGTTGCAAACactaatagtagtagtagtaataaaaCATCAACCACATTAAAaacatcaaataaatcacaacaaagatcaaataataataataatgataatgataatgaaaaaattgatgaatcattttttgatgatgatgatgatgatgatgataataataataatgaagatataTTCGatccaaaattattaacagatatgaataaatttaaaggtaaaggtagttttaaaattggtggaTTAGATTCAAAAACCATTAATGTatataaaaatgttaatGCTGTAATATTTATGATGGATCCATCAAAGCGATGGACATTCAAATATATTGAAAAGGAGTTTAATAAAgtaccaattgataaattcattttaataatttcaaactTTCGTGATAGAAATCCAATtggaatttataataatattcaagaTAAGAATTCGATTGTAACTTATGCTGATATAGATACATTAATCAATTCAAGGGATAATGTCACCCATATTGAAGCTTCAATGTTAAATGCATATGGTTTACAAAACATCGTTAGATTCTTTAATATACCATTCCTAGAGATTCAAAGAAAATCACTAATACAACAATtggaaagaaataaaattgaattacaaTCTTCAAAAGatgaattatcaataatGTTAAAAGAATctgattataataatcatattAAGAGAATTacacaacaaaaacaacaaccaccacaacaaataCAGCAACCACATCAACCATTACCACAACCAATACCATTACCACAACCAATACCATCACAACTAACTCCAACACCTGCACAAGTATCACCAACACCAAAaccaaattcatcatcaccaccacaacaaccacaaccaagTACTTCTTCATCAGGTTCTTTCTTTTCaagattattttcaaaatctgaACCAAATTTGTCAACTtcacaacaaatacaacagcaacaacaacaacaacaacaacaagaacaacaacagcagcagcaaaaacaaatacaacaaaataaatcaGTAGTTGCAGCAATGCCAAAAGTATTATCAAGTGTTGATGAATTTGTTGCAGGTggatatgatgatgatgatttctATGGTGAAAAAACTTCAAAAACTACTTTCTTAAAGAATATTATTACTGGTGgaaataaacaacaacaacaatttaatgataaatttggaagtgatgatgacgatgatgatggtgataataatccTTGGGTTtcaaaagaagaagatgatttCTATTCAGCTAAAACTCCAACAAAATCACAAAAGAAACAACAAACTACACAACAAAAACCGCCACCAACAACTCAAAAACAATCACAAAAAATTACTTCCACTACATcatcacaaccacaaccatcaATAGCAAAAATTGCCACATCTCCATCTACAACCTCTACACAACAAAAaccatcatcaaattcaagtCAATCCTCACCATCACAATCTAAACcaaaagatgatgataaaaagGTTActtcaacaccaccaccaccatcgaCATCAAAAGCAACGGCAacaataaatagtaataaaaaatcatcagTAAATACATCAACTTTAGATGATTTTAATCCGTTTGGCAATAGTGAAGttaaatttgatgatgatgatgatgatgatgatgcctttaaaaataatagttttgtaaataatagtaataataataataaaaaaccatcaaatattaaatttaatgatgattctgatgaagatgattttAACCCTTTAGTTGCAAAAGATATTGATTAcgatgaagaaattaaaaaacctgTAACAAAGAAatcaccaccaattaaatcTTCTTCTCCCTCACCAAAATTATCATATTCACCAACTTCAACTcaaacaacatcatcattatcaccaaaaccgtcatcatcaccaaaaaTGAATTCAATTCCTTTATCATCTTCACCAAAAATTACTCCAATGTCACCAaactcttcttcttcttcttcaccaAAGATGAACCCAATTCCTTTATCATCTTCaccaaaaattaatacaactacaacaataaTGCCACCAATTGTAAAAAAGCAAACAACagaaatttcaaaaccaaaatcTAAACcagttaaatttaaagatgaaGAATCAGATGATGATAGTTTTAATCCacatgttaaaaaaaatatagatagttcagatgatgatgatgatgataatattccaatttcaaaaccaaaatcaccatcaattaattcaaaatctCAACCAATACCACCATCTTCaaccattaaatttaatgacaatgatgatgatgacaaCGAACCAAATGCACTCGTAACAAAAGATGAAGATTATGaagatttcttttaa
- a CDS encoding WD40 repeat-containing protein, with product MEFDEIIKFVKLKFENNVYLITIPILLLVVTVSFIISSFKKPTTTVTATSSSPPTSSLSNKKNKKKNPSPTLQSTVTTSNTNTTKSNQQKQHIDTPIPSPPPPTTTVNNTESSSPNPISISQQPQLTIQEHKLFFKVFRGGDVIDCIKFSEDGKYLSFCGTERLIRMYLFDSLINSKVPQSFNLQLPFDNATCISWGNKTLYATLNESQKLVSFNILDQKSLQTGKSYEDGFSVNLEIKSRIKSICSSSQSPYILTCSGDDTILKIFNLKGQIIQTINNGQIKNYMAAMTQCGRFFAIASFSSEVKIYECIKKKDGTVNECKRVMSLTGYKTCIYSIDFSKDGLKIITSSKDGSIRLWNLNVNYKLEVDPECTYSITSEIGVIEIISISPDCTLFAGVNQTTNVIGFFNLSNGNLIDSIHLGNNHAKVNSIAWSPDSKYLISGGNDKLLYIWSNPKKL from the exons ATGGAATTtgatgaaataatcaaatttgttaaattaaagtttgaaaataatgtatatttaataacaataccaATTTTACTTTTAGTTGTAACAGTatcttttataatttcaagttttaaaaaacctACAACAACAGTAACTGccacatcatcatcaccaccaacttcatcattatcaaacaaaaaaaataaaaagaagaatCCTTCTCCAACATTACAATCAACAGTAACTACTAGTAATACTAatacaacaaaatcaaatcaacaaaaacaacatatTGATACACCAATTCCATccccaccaccaccaacaacaacagttaATAATAcagaatcatcatcaccaaaccCAATCTCTAtatcacaacaaccacaactaaCAATTCAAGaacataaattattttttaaagtttttagaGGTGGTGATGTTATAGATTGTATTAAATTTAGTGAAGAtggtaaatatttatcattCTGTGGTACTGAAAGGTTAATCAGAATGTATTTATTTGATAGTTTAATCAATTCAAAAGTACCACAATCATTTAATCTTCAACTTCCATTCGATAATGCAACTTGTATTTCTTGGGGTAATAAAACTCTTTATGCAACTTTAAATGAATCTCAAAAATTagtttcttttaatattttagatCAA AAAAGTTTACAAACTGGTAAATCATATGAAGATGGATTTTCAGTTAATTTAGAGATAAAATCaagaattaaatcaatttgttCAAGTTCTCAATCACCTTATATTTTAACATGTAGTGGTGATGATACAatcttaaaaatatttaatctCAAAGGTCAAATCAttcaaacaataaataatggtcaaattaaaaactatatGGCTGCTATGACTCAATGTGGTAGATTCTTTGCTATTGCCTCTTTTAGTTCTGAAGTTAAAATTTATGAATgtattaaaaagaaagatgGTACTGTTAATGAATGTAAAAGAGTTATGTCTTTAACTGGTTATAAA acaTGTATTTATTCAATAGATTTTTCAAAAGATggtttgaaaattataacaTCATCAAAAGATGGTAGTATTAGATTATGGaatttaaatgtaaattataaattagaAGTTGATCCTGAATGTACATATTCAATTACATCAGAAATTGGTGTTATAGagataatttcaatttcacctGATTGTACTTTATTTGCTGGTGTTAATCAAACTACAAATGTTATTGGATTTTTTAATCTCtcaaatggtaatttaataGATTCCATTCATTTAGGTAATAACCATGCAAAAGTTAATAGTATTGCTTGGTCCCCCGATTCAAAATACTTAATTTCTGGtggtaatgataaattattatatatttggtcaaatccaaaaaaactataa